The genomic segment ATCTCGAGCGCCGGGATCGGCGCGGGGCGACCGTCCTCGTCGAGCGCGACCATCGTCAGGTAGGCGGTCGATGTGTGGCGCTTGTTGCCGGGGTCGGAGTAGGGGCTCTCGGCCTCGACGCGGACCCCGACCTCCATCGAGCTCCGCCAGGCGGCGTTGACCGAGCCGAGGCAGGTCAGCAGGTCGCCGATCCCGACCGGCGCGATGAAGGTCATCCGGTCCATCGCCGCCGTCACTACGCGAAGGCCGCTGTGGCGCAGCGCGACGAGGCCGGCCGTGTCGTCGCACATCTTCATCACGGTTCCGCCGTGGACGAAGCCGGCGTTGTTGGAGTCCGTCGGCGTCATCCAGCGCGCCAGCGTCGAGCGCGAGAGCGAGACCGGACGTGACCCCTCGGGGCTCAGGAGCCCGAGTCCTGTGAGGCCGAGTCCTCGGGCGGCGTCGTGGCCGAGTCGGGCGGGAGCGGCTCGACGATCGCGTCGGGCACGACGTCGGCCGGCGCCTCGCCTTGGATCTCGCGGACGATCGCCTGGTGCTGGGCCGAGCTCGAGACGATCTCGCCGAACGTGCGCACGAGGCTCGGGCTCTCGACGTCGGGCGCGCCGTCGAGCAGCACCGTGATCAGCCGCGCCTCGAGCTCGATCGCGCGCCCGAGCAGGTCGTCGAGGCTCGGCGAGCCGCCGAGGTCGGAGGTCAGGTCGGACTCGTCGAGCGCCGTCGGCGTCTCGGGCGGCTCGTCGGCGCTGCCGAGCTCGAACGCGTTCTCGAGCGCCTCGGCCTGGGCATCGGACTGGACACCGAGCCGGACGAGCGCGGTCGCGTCGGCTTTCGGCTGCTTCTGGTTCGAGGCCTCGGCGTAGACGACGGGGAGCGCGCGGGCTATCTCCGTCGCGTCGAAGAGCGCCTCGCTCGGGTCGAAGCCGGAGCTCTGCGCGAGCGCCGCCGCCGGGCGCGCGAGCGCGATCGCGCCGGCGCCGATCGCGGCTCCGCGCAGCGCGTCACGTCGCGAGATCGGGCTCGTCGGGCGGGTCTCAGCCACCTTCGGCCTCCCCCGCGGAGTCCGAGGAGCCCGAGGACGCAGACGACTCAGGCCCGGCGCCGAGCGTCGAGCGCGACTCGGCCTCCGCGTACTCCTCCTCGCTCGGCTCGCCGAGCGGAGTCTCCTCGCCACCGGTCACGAACGCGAACTGGGCCTGCTCCTCGCCCAGCAGCCCGTTCAGCACCGCGAGCTGCTGCGCGTCGTTGGCCATCACGCCGATCACGGGGGCGCGGCGATCGGACGTCAGGTCCCCGGCGACGTCGCGATGCGTCGCGATCGCGTCGCTGAGCGCGGCCGCGGCCGCCTCTGGCCCGGACCCGTTGCCGGTGCCGCCGGACTCCTCGGACGAGGCCTCGCCACCGGCGTCGGCGATCAGGTCCTCGAGCGCACTGATGTGCTCCTCGACCTGACGGGTGAAGATCGACAGCTGCTCTGACTCCTGCGCACCGGCGCCCGACGAGCCGCCGTAGGCGGCCAGCACCGTGCGCTCGGCGGCGAGCGAGCGATCGAGCAGTTCGGCGTCGCGCGAGTCGGAGGCCTCCGGAGCCTGGACGCCGCAGGCGCTCAGGACCACGGCGCCCGAACCGGCGGCGCCGGTCGCCAGCAGCTTGCGGCGCGTGAGCGGTGCGGGGGCGGCCATCGAGGCCGGGACGATATTCGAACCCCGCCCCGCCGCCCGCCGCGACCCTGCCAAGCTGCGGCGTCGATGGCCTTTCGAGCCGACACGGTCGATGCGGCCCTGGCCGAGGAGATCCACGGCTGCAGCCGCTGCCCGCGGCTCGTCGAGTGGCGCGAGGCGTGCGCGGCCGACCCGCCGCGTCGCTACCGCGGCGAGCGCTACTTCGCGCGTCCGCTCGAGGGGTTCGGGGACCCGGAGGGCGGGATCGTCGTCGTCGGGCTCGCGCCGGCGGCGCACGGCGGCAACCGGACCGGGCGCGTCTTCACGGGCGATCGCTCGGCCGACTGGCTGTTCGCGGCGATGCACCGCGCCGGGCTCGCCAACCAGGCCGAGTCGGTGAGCCGCGACGACGGCCTCGCGCTCGACGGCGTCTACGTCTCGATGGTCGTGCGATGCGCGCCGCCGGCGAACAAGCCGACCCCCGAGGAGCGCGACAACTGTCTGCCCTACCTCGAGTCCGAGCTCGCGCTGTTGCCCGGCGCCCGCGTCCTGTTGGCGCTCGGCGCCTTCGCGTGGGACGGGATCCTGCGCGCGCTGCGGGCTCGCGGCGAGCAGATCCCGTGGCCGAAGCCGCGCTTCGGCCACGGCGCCGAGGTCGAGGTCGGCGCCCTCACCGTGCTCGGCTGCTTCCACGTCTCGCAACAGAACACGTTCACCGGGAAGCTGACGGAGCCCATGCTCGACGCGGTGTTCGCCCGCGCCCGCGAGCTCGCCGCGCCGTAACCTAGGCCGCCCGTGGTCCCGCTGAACCTGCCGAACATCCTGACGATCGGCCGGATCTTCCTGATCCCGGTGATCGTCGTCCTCATCCTCGGAGGCTGGGAGTGGGGAGACGAGGCCGGGGCGATCCTGTTCGCGCTCGCCGCGGCGACCGATGGCCTCGACGGCTACATCGCGCGCCGCAACCAGGACGTGACGACGTTCGGGAAGCTGATGGACCCGCTGGCCGACAAGCTGCTGATCGTCGCCGTCCTGATCGCGCTCGTCTCGCTCGACGAGGTCGCGGCCTGGGTGGCGATGATCATCATCGCCCGCGAGCTCGCGATCACCGGGCTTCGCTCGCTCGCCGCCGAGCAGGGGATCGTGATCGCCGCGAGCTGGATGGGCAAGGTCAAGACCTCGCTCCAGATCCTCGCGATCCTGCTGCTGATCTGGCTCGGCGGAGACGAGCTCTGGGTCGAGCTCGTCGTCTACGCCGCGGTCGCCGCGACCCTGATCTCGGGCGCCGACTACTTCTTCGACATGCGACGGGTGTTCGTGGTCGAGGACGAGGAGGGCGAGTCGGATCGCGTCGCGACCGGCTCGGCGGGCCCGGGCGGGACGATCTAGGAGGAGGGCGCCTCGAGCCACTCGCGCCGCGTCATGTGGCGCGGTGAGTGCTCCCCGGTCGCGAGCTCGAGCGCGACCTCGGAGAGGAGGCCGTAGCGCTCGGCGATGACCGAGTGGCGGTGGATCGTCTCGAGGTTCTCCTGGCGCGCCCAGACGAAGCCGGCACCGGCGAGCTCGGGGAAGTCCGAGGCGACCCGGCGGATCATCTCGCGGACGACGTCCTCGACGAAGCGCGGCTGCATGTGCGCCTTCTCGACGACGCTCGCCTCGTCGGAGCGCTTCATCAGCTCGTAGATCTCCGAACTCATCGACGCCTCGACGATCGAGAGGATCTCGCGCGCGTCGACGTCGAGCTCGGCGCCCTCGGGGACGCCGAGATCGATCCGGCCGATCCCGCGCTGGTTGTGGGTCGCGACCGGGACCGCGCGGAAGATCCGCTCGATCTCGTCAGTGTCGAAGCCGTCGTCGATCAGACGCTCGCGAGCTCTGGCCGACAGAAGCCCCTGCGCGCACGGGCACGCGGTCATGCCCTGCGCCTCGACGCCGGCCATCCGCCGCGTGCCGCGTTCGGAGGCGACCGCGGTCCCGAAGATCCGGTAGATCTCCTGGCTCTCGAGGCCGGAGGCCGGAGCCTGCATCCGCTCCGGGTAGCGCGCCGCGATCGTGACCTCGGCGCGGCGGCCGTCCTGTCGCTCGCGGATCCGTTCGGCGATGTGAGCGGCCAGAGTCTCGACGCGCAGCGACTCACCGAGCACGACGGAGTCGATCGCCTCGTTGACGATCTCCTCGAAGCGCGACATGTGGACGCCCGCCTGCTGCGGTCGCAGGTCGACGAGGCACTCGAGCTCGGCGAAGAAGAGGTCGGGGCCCTGGCCGCCGCCGGGCCCCTCGATCTTGATGACCTTCTCGACTCCGGTGACGCCGACACGGCTCAGGCTGACCTGGGTCGCCGGCAGTCCCGCCTGGACGTCGGGCTCACCGCTCGAGTCGAGGGCGGTTACGCCGGTGGCTGCGGGGGCGTGATCTTCGGCGCGGCTCGTCATGCCCCTGCGAAAGCTAGTCCCCAACCGAAGCCGGACCGAACCCTTTGCCTCGTAAACGGTTGTGCGAAACGTTTGCAATTCTTCGCACAAATCCGTTCTGCGTTTCTTTATCATCCGTGACGCTGGTCGCTGGAGCCCACTTCGACGGCCGGGGGGATAGCGACTCGAGCAAACTCAGCGGGAGGGCTGAGAATGGAAGAAACACTGGCAGTGGAGCCGGGCACGGAAGCCGGCACCGTGGAGGGATTGCCGGGGGGAGACGCAGTCAGCGCGCTGCTGGCGACGGGCCGCGAGCGCGGCCACCTCACCTTCGACGAGGTCTCGAAGGCGCTCGAGGAGGTCGAACTCGACAAGGACCAGGTGCGATCGCTGCACGCGTACCTGGTCGAGCATGGGGTCGAGGTCGTGGCCGACCGGGTGCCGGTCGCCGAACGCGGCTCGGGCAAGCCGTCGAAGAGCGCGGTTGCGGTGGTCGCTCAGCCGCCGCCCGCGAGCGGCGACATCGACCTGACGGTCGAGCCGACGCTCGACTCGTTGCGGCTCTACCTGAGCGCGATCGGCCGCGTCGAGTTGCTGACCGCGGCGCAGGAGATAGCGCTCGCGAAACGCATCGAGCGCGGCGACATGGGCGCCAAACAGCACATGGTCGAGGCCAATCTGCGGCTGGTCGTGTCGATCGCCAAGGGCTACCTCGGGCGCGGGCTGTCGCTGCTCGACCTGATCCAGGAGGGCTCTCTGGGGCTGATCCGCGCGGTCGAGAAGTTCGACTATCGGCGCGGATTCAAGTTCTCGACCTACGCCACGTGGTGGATCCGCCAGGCGGTGACCCGGGCGATCGCCGACAAGGCGCGGACGATCCGGATCCCCGTCCACATGGTCGACAAGGTCAATCGCGTCGCGCAGGTCGAACGCCAGCTCGTCCAGAACCTCGGCCGTGAGCCGACGCCCGTCGAGATCGCGGGCGAGCTCGATTTCACGCCGTCGCAGGTGCGGGAGATCCAGCGGATCGCTCAGACGCCGGTGTCGCTCGACAAGCCGGTCGGCGAGGGCGACGACTCGTTGCTCGCCGACTTCGTCGCCGACGACTCGGTCGAGCCGTTCGACACCGCCAACGAGAAGCTCCAGCGCGACGACGTCCGCAGCGCGCTCGAATCGCTGCCGCCGCGCGAGCGTCAGGTGATCGAGCTCCGCTACGGACTCGCCGGCGGCGAGCCGCTGACGCTGGAGGAGGTCGGCAGGAGCTTCGGCGTCACCCGCGAGCGCATCCGTCAGATCGAGAACAGCACGCTCAAGAAGCTGAAGTACCTCCCCGAGGCGCAACGGCTCCGCGAGATCGCCTAGCGCTCGCGGGAGGTCGAGCGAGACCCCCAACAACGCAAAGCGCCGGCGGGGAGGCCGCCGGCGCTTCGTTGTCACGTGTGCGTGTGGGTGGGCTGACCGCTACTTGCGGCCCAGTGCGCCCTTGGCCTTGTCGGCGACGCTGTCGGCGGCGTCCTTGGCCTTGCCGGTCGCCTTGTCGACCTTGCCCTCGCGCTTGAGGTCCTTGTCGCCGGTCAGGGCTCCACCGGCTTCCTTGATGCGACCCTTCGCTTCGTCCTTCTCAGCCATTTTCGAGCTCCTTCTTTCCTGGGAGAGACCCGGATGCTGTCCCGGGGATATGTGCCGGCCTCAGAGCCGGCGTGGAATCTGTATCCGGCGTAGAAGAGCGCTAAACGACGCGCCCGCACGGGTCCGCGGAAGTCGGACACCGCCGCCGCGTACCGTGTCGCGGCCGACCGAATCGCTCGCCCGGGACCCCGATCCGGGACGCCCGGCGGTGCTGCGGCCGACCCGGTCGGACCCCCACGCGAGCAGGATCAGGAGCGAGAGCGTGATGAACAGGACGACGAGCGGCGCGACGACCTTGAGCCAGGTGGCGACCCCCGCCTTCTGCTCGCGCTGGAGCAGCTCGATGTCGGGCTGGAGGTTCCGGGTAACGGTCTGACCCGGCGCGGGCGCCGGAACCTCTTCGGCCGGGATCGCGGGATCCTCGGGCAGGAACACGGGGGCCGCGATCAGCGAGTCGCCGTTGTGGATCCTCAGCATCGTCTTCCAGGTGCCGTCGATCGGAACGGGCTGGGGCGTGCGGTAGACGCCGGGCTCACCGGGGACCGCGGTCAGGTCCTCGACCTCGAGACCGCCGCCCTGCCAGGCGGTGGAGGTGACCCAGAGCGCCTCGTCGGCGACGGCGGCCGGGTCGAAGCGGACCTCGACGTCGGCGACCTGGCCGGTCGCGCCCTGTGTGGGTTCGGACAGGCGCATCTCGGCCGTGACGCCGGTGAGGTCGTCGGTCCGCAGGCCGAACGCCGTGCCGACCATGACGAGGCCGAGCGAGCCGACGGCGAGCGCTGTCGCGAGACGGCGGCCGGGCATCTCGCCCGACAGCGCGCCGGCGAGCATCGCGCCGGTGACGCCGCCCGCCACGCCTGCCACGGTTGCGAGCGCGACGCCGGGGCCGATCAGGTCCGGGGTCCAGGCGATCGGCATCGCGAACTGACTCCACGCGTACTCGGCGGCGAAGCCGATCGTGCCGATCGCGAGGCCGCCGAGCGCGCCAAGCGTCAGCGCGGGGACGTTTCCGCGCAGTCGCATGAAGCCGAAGGCGATCGCCTCGACGAGGACCGCCTCGGCGAGGTAGAGCGGCAGGTGCGGGTCGGTCTGGCCGAAGACCGGGCCGACGAGCAGTGTCACCGTGCCGCGGATCGCGATGAAGAAGCCGGCGGCTGCGAGGGCGCCGCCCGGACCGATCCACAGGCGGGCGCAGACGAGCGCCATCGAGGCGGCGAGCGCGAGCATCATCGGCTCGAGCTCCAGCGCGAACTGCGGCACGCCGAAATCGAACTCGGCCTGGAAGGTCGAGAGGCCGATCAGAAGCGCGCCCATCAGACCGACGCGACGCGCCAGCACGAGGCGGGCGGTGATCCGCTGCTCGCGCGGTGCGGGGGCGGGGCGCTCGCCGGAGGCGATCTGCGCGTCGCGGTGGCGCACGCCCTCTACGACGAGGTTCGCCATGCCGATGACGGTCATCGTGGCGCCGCCGATCAGCATCAGATGGGTCGGGCCCCAGAGCGTGACGTCCTGGCCGAAGAGGCGGTGCCAGACGTCGTCGAGCGGGAACCCGATCAGCGCGAAGGCGCCACAGGCGGTGAGCATGATCCCGCCGACCGGCGCGTGCCAGTCTCGAGTCAGCCGGATGGCCGAGGGCCCGGGACGCTCGGTCGGCATGTAGACGGCGAGCATGCCGGCGGCGAGGACGCCGAAGAGGCCGGCGAGGATGAGGTAGTGGGCCGGATTGGCGAGCGGGCCCTCGTCGCGGCCGACGTCGATGTGCAGGGAGATGTCCCAGTACATGCCGAGCAGCGCGACGATCAGGGAGATCCCGGCCAGCCCGGTGGGAAGCGCAGCCCACGAGGGCAGGCCGGTCGCCTGCGAGGCACGCGCGCCGAGCGAGTGGAGGATGCGCCCGTGTCCGGCGCGGTGGCGCATGCAGACCCACGCGAGGACGCCGAAGATCAGCGAGGCCGCGACGGTGGCGATGACGATCTGGTCGATCGCCGCGCCGCCGGCCGGCTGGGTCTGGGCGAGGACGGTCGGGACGGAAAGCGCTCCTAAAGCTGCCATGGGGCGATGTTACATCAAAACATGACACATAGATCCGTAGCATCCATCACGCAAGCGGGATGCGAGGATGGAAGCGTGAGGAAGGCGAAGCGCGGGTGAGTAGGGAGCCGAAGGCTGAGTCGATGACGATCGACGAACTCGCGCGCCGGACCGGAATGACGGTCCGAAACATCCGCGCCCACCAGTCCCGCGGACTGTTGCCGCCGCCCGAGGTCAAGGGGCGGACCGGCTACTACGGAGAGGACCACGCGGCGCGGATCGAGCTGATCCAGGAGCTCCAGGGCGACGGGTTCAACCTCGAGTCGATCCGCCGGATCCTCGAGGGCGCGCACCCCGGGACTGAGCTGCTCGACTTCACGCGGGCGATCCGGGCGCCGTTCGAGGAGGACGAGGAGCCGGAGATCATGCCGCTCGCCGAGCTGATCGAGCGCTGGGAGCTCAAGCCGGACCCGAAGCTGATCACGGCGGCCGAGGACGTCGGCCTGCTGCGGATCCTCGACGCTGAGCGGACCGAGGTCCTGAGCCCGCGGCTGTTCCGGGCCGCCGACGAGCTGGCGCGGCTGGGTGTGCCACCGACGGTCGCCATCGCGCTCGCGAAGGACACGCAGAAGCATTCGCGCGCGGTCGCCCGCAGCTTCACCAGGTTGTTCCTCGAGCACGTCTGGGAGCCGTTCGACGAAGCGGGCCGGCCGGAGGAGCGCTGGGCGGAGATCCGCGAGTCGATCGATCGCCTGCGCCCGATCGCCTCCGAGGCGCTGCTCGCGATCTTCCAGCCGGCGATGACCGAGACGGTCGAGGAGGCCTTCGGACGCGAGTTCGGGGCCAGGGGACGCTCACGGGATGGCTCTTCGGGCGACTACGGAACCTCGCACTCCTCGAAGTCACGCAAGTCCTCGAAGCGCTCGAGCCGCAAGCGCTGAGCGGCGCCGCGGCGCCGATTCGGCCGGGCTCGCGCGGTCGCGCCGGGGGGCCGGCTCAGTCGCCTCGGACGTAGGGGTTGTAATCCGGGTCCGTGCCGGCGCGCTGGTCGGGCTCGTAGGGGGAAGCTGCACGATCATCGGCATCGATCGGCTCGGTCCACGGCGCCGCGGCGCCGCCGGCCTCGTCGACGGCGCCATCGGACCCCCGCTCGACGGTCCCACCGAGCCTGCCGGTCATGAACATCGCCCCGAAGATGATGTCGCAGCCTCCGACCGCGATCAGCGACGCCCAGATCGGATCGACCGCGGTCCCCAGCGCGAGCCCGGCGATCAGGAAAGCCGCGCCGGCGGCGATCAGGACGGCTCCAACGAGTCGCTGGGAGGAGGTGGGCATGGCGGCAGGCTAGGTGTCGGGCTCCGCGACGTCCAGTTGGCGCTGGGAAGGCGAGCGGTCGCTTGTCGCCGCGCCGAGGCTCTCGGCGCGAGTCACCCGTAGCACCCCGTCGTCGGTCGCCTCGTAGAGCAAGCGATCACCGACGTTCAGTCCCGCGGCGTCGAAGGCGTTGCGGGGGATCGTCGTGAATCGTCTCCGAGACACGGTCGTGGTGCCACGAGCTATGACCGGCCGATCCCCGCGATCACGGTACGGGGAGTCTGAGAGTGGGGGAGGTGGGATTCGAACCCACTCAGGCTGAGCCACTGGCTTTACAGGCCAGCTCACCTCTCCAGCTGTGACGCTCCCCCGAGCGAGCGGCGATTCTAGGCATCGGGATCGCGGCTTCAGCGGCGAGCCCGACTCGACCTCGAAAGACGAGTATTTCCTGCCGCCGAGAGTCAGGCAGGAAGTCGCCTCGACTTCATGGGTCGGAATGGCCCACCTGCGTCCGTCGCCGACATGCACGAACAAGACGTCACAGCGTCCAGGGTCGAAGTACTTGACGCGCCCGTTCCAGCTCTGGTTGCCGCCGAGGGTCGCGATCTGAACCTGCCACCGACCGCCGGGCTGCTTGTAGGTGCCGGTCTTGACCTCGACCCGGAGCGTCCGGGTGTCGATCGTCGCGATGAAATCGACGTCCGGGCTGTGGCCGAGCGGGGTGTAGACGTGCGCGCCCTGTTCGGCGAACCACTGCATCGCCGACAGTTCGCCTATGTCGCCCTGCTCGCGTGGTTTGAGGTGCTTGGCCATGACCTCGAAGCTAGGCCGCGGGCCGGCGTCAAACCGCTCGAATAAGCCAAAAACAGGCCGAAGGCACAGAATCGGCATGCATCCGTTTCGCAGCCGGCACGCGCGCGTCACGAATCGCTGACTCGCGCGCTCGCCACGAGGTGGCTCATGACGATCTGCGAGCGCGTGCGCTCGACGCGACCGTCGCGCTGGAGGTCGATGATCAGCCGCTCGAGGTCGGCGTTGTCCGCGGTCCGCACCCTGGCGATCGCGTCGGCCTCGCCGGTCACCGACCACGCCTCCGCCACCTCGGGGTGCTCGCGAAGCGCCTCGGCGACCTCGCCGAGCGTCGTGCCGGCGCGGAAGAAGAGCTCGACGAGCGCCTCGGTCGAGGCACCCATCGCAGCGTGGTCGACGACGGCCGTGAAGCCCTCGAGCGCGCCCGTCGCCCGCAGCCGGTCGACCCGTCGCTTGACCGCGGGGGCACTCAGCCCGACCCGCTCGCCGACGTCACCGAACGTCCGCCGCCCGTCCTCGACCAACAGCGCAAGTATTCGACGGTCCACGGCATCCACACGCAGGATTATTGCGCAGAAGAGTCACAGACCGGCATTGATTGGACACACGAGCCCGCCTACGATCGCTGGATGAGTATCGCCGAGGCCGCTGCGCCGACTTTCCCCGCCCATCCGAAGCTCGCGACCGTCCTCTTCGACGAGTCGCACTCGGAGGCCTGGACGGTCCGCCGCGACGTCGCGGAGCGCATGCAGCCATCGCACCCCGGCGACTCCTCACTCTCGCTCGCGGCGAACGCGCTCGCCGACCGCGACTTCGAGGTCGCCGTCCACGCTGAGGGCGCGCTCGACGAGTCCGCGCTCGAGCGCGCGGCGGTCCTCGTCATCGCCCACCCCTCCGAGCCGCAGTGGGAGGCGACGACCGGTGTCGGCTCGCCCGTCTTCAACCCCGAGGAGCTCGACGCGATCGAGTCGTTCGTCCGCGCCGGTGGCGGCCTCGTCGTCCTCGGGGAGACCGAGCAGGCGAAGTACGGCTCGAACCTCAACGACCTCCTCGGCCGCTTCGGCATCACCCTCGCCAACGCCACCGTCCAGGACTACGAACACCACCATCACGCCCCCTCGTGGGTCCTCGCCGACCTCCCCGCCGCGGCGCCCTCGGCGGGCTCGGACCTGCTCGCCCGCGTCGACGGCGCATGCTTCTATCGCGCCGGCGCTCTCGAGCTCCGAAACGGCGCCACCGCGATCGCCCGCGCCCATCGCACCGCCTCGCACCCCGGCGCGCCGCTGCTCGCCGTCGCCGAGCACGGTGCCGGCCGGGTGGTCGCTTGTGCGGACTCCGACCTCTTCGGCGACGACTGCATCGACGAGCTCGGGCACCGCGAGCTGTGGCAGAACATCGTCTACTGGGCGGCTCGCCC from the Thermoleophilia bacterium SCSIO 60948 genome contains:
- a CDS encoding CsbD family protein, giving the protein MAEKDEAKGRIKEAGGALTGDKDLKREGKVDKATGKAKDAADSVADKAKGALGRK
- the pgsA gene encoding CDP-diacylglycerol--glycerol-3-phosphate 3-phosphatidyltransferase; the encoded protein is MNLPNILTIGRIFLIPVIVVLILGGWEWGDEAGAILFALAAATDGLDGYIARRNQDVTTFGKLMDPLADKLLIVAVLIALVSLDEVAAWVAMIIIARELAITGLRSLAAEQGIVIAASWMGKVKTSLQILAILLLIWLGGDELWVELVVYAAVAATLISGADYFFDMRRVFVVEDEEGESDRVATGSAGPGGTI
- a CDS encoding GTP cyclohydrolase I FolE2, producing MTSRAEDHAPAATGVTALDSSGEPDVQAGLPATQVSLSRVGVTGVEKVIKIEGPGGGQGPDLFFAELECLVDLRPQQAGVHMSRFEEIVNEAIDSVVLGESLRVETLAAHIAERIRERQDGRRAEVTIAARYPERMQAPASGLESQEIYRIFGTAVASERGTRRMAGVEAQGMTACPCAQGLLSARARERLIDDGFDTDEIERIFRAVPVATHNQRGIGRIDLGVPEGAELDVDAREILSIVEASMSSEIYELMKRSDEASVVEKAHMQPRFVEDVVREMIRRVASDFPELAGAGFVWARQENLETIHRHSVIAERYGLLSEVALELATGEHSPRHMTRREWLEAPSS
- a CDS encoding acyl-CoA thioesterase, giving the protein MTPTDSNNAGFVHGGTVMKMCDDTAGLVALRHSGLRVVTAAMDRMTFIAPVGIGDLLTCLGSVNAAWRSSMEVGVRVEAESPYSDPGNKRHTSTAYLTMVALDEDGRPAPIPALEIATELEERRRREAELRRSNRLAEREQITAGRGD
- a CDS encoding sigma-70 family RNA polymerase sigma factor, which translates into the protein MEETLAVEPGTEAGTVEGLPGGDAVSALLATGRERGHLTFDEVSKALEEVELDKDQVRSLHAYLVEHGVEVVADRVPVAERGSGKPSKSAVAVVAQPPPASGDIDLTVEPTLDSLRLYLSAIGRVELLTAAQEIALAKRIERGDMGAKQHMVEANLRLVVSIAKGYLGRGLSLLDLIQEGSLGLIRAVEKFDYRRGFKFSTYATWWIRQAVTRAIADKARTIRIPVHMVDKVNRVAQVERQLVQNLGREPTPVEIAGELDFTPSQVREIQRIAQTPVSLDKPVGEGDDSLLADFVADDSVEPFDTANEKLQRDDVRSALESLPPRERQVIELRYGLAGGEPLTLEEVGRSFGVTRERIRQIENSTLKKLKYLPEAQRLREIA
- a CDS encoding uracil-DNA glycosylase, with protein sequence MAFRADTVDAALAEEIHGCSRCPRLVEWREACAADPPRRYRGERYFARPLEGFGDPEGGIVVVGLAPAAHGGNRTGRVFTGDRSADWLFAAMHRAGLANQAESVSRDDGLALDGVYVSMVVRCAPPANKPTPEERDNCLPYLESELALLPGARVLLALGAFAWDGILRALRARGEQIPWPKPRFGHGAEVEVGALTVLGCFHVSQQNTFTGKLTEPMLDAVFARARELAAP
- a CDS encoding Lrp/AsnC family transcriptional regulator → MRVDAVDRRILALLVEDGRRTFGDVGERVGLSAPAVKRRVDRLRATGALEGFTAVVDHAAMGASTEALVELFFRAGTTLGEVAEALREHPEVAEAWSVTGEADAIARVRTADNADLERLIIDLQRDGRVERTRSQIVMSHLVASARVSDS
- a CDS encoding MerR family transcriptional regulator, whose translation is MTIDELARRTGMTVRNIRAHQSRGLLPPPEVKGRTGYYGEDHAARIELIQELQGDGFNLESIRRILEGAHPGTELLDFTRAIRAPFEEDEEPEIMPLAELIERWELKPDPKLITAAEDVGLLRILDAERTEVLSPRLFRAADELARLGVPPTVAIALAKDTQKHSRAVARSFTRLFLEHVWEPFDEAGRPEERWAEIRESIDRLRPIASEALLAIFQPAMTETVEEAFGREFGARGRSRDGSSGDYGTSHSSKSRKSSKRSSRKR